The genomic segment GTAGGGTGTTCTTTCATGATGACCTCCTTACGCGACGACTTCGCGTTCATTTGCGAATTGCGCGTATTCCTTCTCTTCCATAATGGTCTTCAGCGTCGCAACGACGTCGTAGACATCGCTAAACGTATTGTACAATGCGACCGGTGCGAGGCGAACGATGTTCGGTGCACGGAAGTCCGGAATGATGTGATGGGCTTTTAACGCTTTACAGATTCGCGCCGCTTCCGGATGTTCGAGGCTCAAGTGGGCACCACGTTGCTTGTGATCGCGAGGACTTCCGATGAAGAAGCCGTACGGTGCAAGTTCTTCATCGACAAGACGCATCATATAGTCCGTCAAGGCGAGCGATTTTTCCCGGACGGCGTCGATTCCGACTTCTGCGAACAGTTCGAGGGCACCGATTTGCGGTGCGAGACTCAAGACATGTGGTGTTCCGATTTGGAAGGCACCCGCATCTTCTGCCGGCGTCAACGTATGGTCCATGTCGAATTGTTTGTCTTTGCGTGAACCGAACCAGCCGGTTAAACCGGGGAGTGTCCCGAAGTGCCGCTCATGGACGAACAAACCACCGACGGTTCCCGGTCCACCATTTAAATGTTTATAGTTGCACCAGTAGGCAAAATCGACGCCCCAGTCGTGAAACGCATGGGGGACGGCGCCGACCGAGTGACAGCCATCAAAGCCGATCAGGATGCCCCGGTCATGGGCGGCTTTTGTCAAACGTTCCATGTCGAGGACTTGTCCGCTCCGGTATAAAACGGTCGGAAGGACGATCAAGGCGATGTCATCCGTCATTGCGGCAATCAAATCCTCTTCGTCAAGGAAACGTCCGTCGCGACTCTCGACTTGAACAAGGTGCTCAGCTGGGTCGAGTCCACGTAAACGAAGTTGGCTTTGCAGGGCATAAATGTCTGATGGGAACGTCAGACTGTCGGCTAAAATTTTCGTCCGCTGTCCGCTCGGCGCAAAGAACGTCGAGACGAGTTGATGCAGGTTGACGGTCGTCGACCCTGTCACCATAACTTCGTTTGCGCGCCCGCCGACAAGGGGGGCGTTTAAGGCCGCGAGTTTTTCCGACAATTCGAACCACGGATGACGCCCCTGCATCCAACCGTCAATCCCGAGTTCGCGCCAATCAGCAAGCGACTCCAGTAATGTCTGTTCGGCACGTTTGGATAAGAGACCAAGCGAGTTGCCATCCATATAAATCGATCCTTCACGGAGATAAAATTCATTGCGGTATGGTGCAAGTTGGTCTTGCTGATCCATGCGGACTGCCTCATCACGGTTTGCTGTAAGTGTCATCTCGGTTCCTCCTCAGACTGAATCCTTAATCAATTTTGACAAAAGCGTAGCAAACAAATTGACACTGTGTCAATATTATCGAATAACGAATCAAAAGGAGTGGTGTGAGGATGAAGGAACCAGGACAGGCGAAAGTCGACAAACGTCATCTACGGACGGTGCGCACACGTGAAAAGCTGCTCGTTGCAGCACGTGACGTCTTTTTATCGCAAGACTTTCAAACGGCAACCATCTCACAAATCATCAAACAAGCGGGTGTCGGTTACGGAACGGCATACGTTCATTTTGAAGGGAAGGATGAATTGTTGATCGTCTTGATGGAAGACGTCATGGACCGGTTTTACCAAATTGCCGAGCAAGTGTTTGAGCCGCGTTCGCGTGCGGACGCAAAACAGCAGATTTTGGAACAGGCGACGGCCTTTCTGCGGTTAGCGGACGAGGAGCGGGCGATGCTTCGGATCGTCGAGCAAGCGATTGGCGTATCGTACGTCGTCCGGACGAAGTGGAAACAAATTCGGGAACGGTTCATCGAACAAATCAGCCAAGACATTTTATATGCCCAACAGCAAGGGCTGGCCCGGATGGATCTTGAACCGAAACTCGTCGCCCGCGGGTGGTTTTTCGCAAATGAAATGTATTTGTTTGAAGTCGTCCGGGGAGAGACGACGGCAACGATTGATGAGATTGCACGGACGCTGACGGAAGTGTATGCCCATGGATTGTATCGAGAAGATTAAGCAAAGGCATGGCGGGGAATTGTCCTGTAATTAACTAAAGGGATGTGGGAACCGTGGCATTTGATTATGAGATCGATTTCAAGACGACGGACTTTCGGAAAGAACCGGAAAAATACCGCGTCGGACGGGGGGAGCAAGGTGTTCTACTTGTCGAACCGTACAAAGGTGAAATCCTGCCGCATTGGCGGTTCAAGACACCGGAGATTGCGAAGGAGTCCTCTGAAAAAATCTATGCGATGTACTTAGCCTATAAAGAAGCAGGCGATTTTGTCGGGATGGATATGGCGCGGAAGTTCATTCAGATGGGACACACGCGTGCCCGCCGTTATGCGAATTATCCGGGAGGACGGAAATATAAGGATAAAGAAAAAGGTGAGTTGAACGAACGGGACATCGACCCGGAAAAAGCAAAATCCGCTGAAATCTTTCAAGAGAAGTGGGACTTGATCCGGGCCGATGAAGACTACCTGAAGTTAAAAAAAGCCCATCAAAAAGCATATGGTTAAAATGAAGCGAAGATGATCCAATACGGTCAATAAACCTGCAGCGAGGCACGTATCTTTGACGACGCTTCCACCTGTTTTTTTAAAAATCAGTTTCCATCTTGCACTAAAAAAGACGAATTTGAATGGGAACGATTTGTTATTATGAAACAAATCGATCGTGGAGTGTGAAAGGATGAAAAAGCTGAAGCAAGTCGTGTTAATCCTGTTCGGATTGAGTATGTACGCAGTGACGGATTATTTCATCGAGACCGTTGCCTACTCTGTTTTGCTCGTGTTATTCGTAAGCAGTGTGGGGCTTAGTTTCGTAGGCGAAATAGAAGAGTCGCGTTTTTTTACGACGCGTCGCGTTTTTCTGACGACACTGCTCTGCGGACTGCTCTTCAATCATGTTCTTTGGTTAGAATGGACGGCTTTCTTGTTTGTCTTGCTGGCGGTAGAAGTCAGTGTGAAAGGACTTCGATTAATTGCGACCGAATTCCGTCTTCGAAAAGAACTGCAGTGTTAAGAAAAGACCGATTCATTTAGATGTCGTACGGTAAAGAAAGAGTAGGACGGTCTCCGCTATACATCCGGAGACCATCCTACTCTTTTTGGTGAATTTAACTTAAGAAGTGCGTTCGATTTTTTCGATCAATCGGGACTGACGGCGTTGCCATACGACAGAGCCGACTAACGTCACGGCGAGGAAGACAAGTCCAAGCATGAACGGATATAAGATATTGACGTCATACAGCAGACCGGCAAGTGTCGGTCCGAGGACGTTTCCGATGCTCATGTAGGCATTGTTCATCCCCATCGCGAATCCTTGCTCGTTCCCGGCGAGTTTTGAGATCATCGTGTTCAAGACGGGCCGTAAAATCGACGTCGCGAGGAAGATGACCAGTGTGACGGCGAAGAACCCGCCGTAACTCGAGGCGAAGAGTGAGACGAGGAACCCAAGTGTCGCAATCAATAAAAAGATATTCAATACTTTGCCTTCACCCAGACTCCGGGTGATTTTGTCGACGATAAAGATTTGAGCAATAACGCTGATGATACCAGTCGATGTCACCATGACGGCGATGTCTTTCGGTGAAGCGCCGAATTGGTTATCGATGAAGAGACCGAGGACGGATTCGTACGCCATCAGACCAAAACTCATGACGAGTGTAATGACGAGCGGGACGAAGTATGGTTTTTGGAACGACGCACCGATTTTACTGAGCATCGATCCTTCGTCCGGTGCCATCGCTGTTGCATCATGGACATCACTCTCTTTGAGCAACAAGATGCTGAACAAGACGGCGAGTCCCGAGACGAGAGCTGAGACGAGTAGTGGTAATTTCAAGTCATACTCGGCGAGGAATCCGCCGATTCCCGGTCCGATAACGATTCCAAGCGACATCGCGGCCGAGACATAACTGTTTCCTTTCGCCCGTTGATCCATCGTCGTGATATCGGCGACGTAAGCAAAGATTGCCGGAATCAGCAAGGCAGCACCGATACCGCCGATTGCACGGGACAGATAAAGAATCGCGACCGAGTTCGAGAAGTAAAAGACGAACATCGACAGTGTCAGACCAATCAGTCCATAGATGATCATCTTGCGACGGCCGTATTGATCGGCCCATTTTCCGGCGACGGGAGACATGACGAGCTGGGCGCCGGCAAAGATGGCGATCATCAGCCCGGCAGCCGTTCCACCTTGTCCGATGGAGGCGAGATAAGCAGGCAGAATCGGAATGATGATCCCGAAGCTCCCGACGGCGATGAACATGTTGATCATCAAGACCGTTAATTTTTTACGTTGATCCGCTTGCAAGGGGACCCCTTCTTTCTGCGCGCTTATGTAAGCGATTATTGTGTCATCCTTATCATCTTAGTTTCAAGAGAAAGACTGTGTCAATTTAGAGTGCTGAAAAAGCCAGACGGATTTTGAAATGGATACGAAAAAAGGGACTGCCATCTAAAAATCGATGGACAATCCCTTTTTGGATGTTTTAGATGAAGTCATCTGCTCCTACACGTATCAGGTAAAGCATCAACTCGTTTTCTTGAATAACCAATTGACGTTTGGCGATAACAACGGTCGCAAAATCCGTACGACGGGGCGACTCGACAGGACAAAGACAAGTACTGTCGCGAGCAAGAGCCCTAAGCCAATCAACAGGAACGGTGATTCTGCGATGGCCGGTGGTAAGGAATCACGGAAGAGACGGACGATGAACGAATGGAGTAAGTAAATCGCTAACGTCTGAATCCCGATTTCGTCAAACCGTTCACCGAAGGACCGTCTTGGGACAATCAGGAGGACGGAGAAAATCATGACCGTACTGACGGCATAAAGGAACAGTTGCGTCGCCGCTCCCTTAAGGAGAGAGACCTCAAACTCACCGTACGTATCCCGGTAAAAGAGCCATGCCGTATCAAAACCGTTTTTTGTCCAGATCGCCATAAAAATCGCAATCGTCAGTGAAACGACGAGACCGACGAGTCGTCCGGCAGGCCCCGTCAACCGATCGCGGAAGCCATCATTCGCTAACCAGCCTCGTTCTTTGACGAGATAGCCCATCAAGAAGAACGGATAAAAGCTAATCACCTTTTGGAGCGACAGGAAGTTCGTGATCGCACCCGGGTCTGCATTGATTAAAAGCGCAACAGCGACACTAATCAAGAGCGGGAAACGTAAAATAAGAAACCCGGGCGTGACGATTTGCCAAATGATAATGCCGAGCAGGTACCACAATGTCCAGCTTGGGACGAGCGGATGAAGTAATCCGTCAATCAGTCCTTCGAGCGTCTTATCGTTTGCATACGCAAGGTAGACTTCATGAATCGACTGCCAAATAAAATAGAGAACGACAAACGAAATGATCCGTTTTGGTCGGACTTGTTTGAAGAAGTACCCGCTCATGAAGATGAAGGCCGGCATGTGCAGCAAATAGATGACATTGTAGGCGATTTGAACCGAATCATTGCCGTCAAGATTACGGAACGTCTCGATCAAGTGACCGAAGACAACCGTGAAAATCAACAAAACTTTGTAATTCCCGAGCCAGTGATCGTAAGCCGGCACGGGAATCGGCTTTGGAGCAACCGTCATTTGTTCTCTCCAAGAATGATTTGATCGACGAACCGGGCACTTGATTTCCCATCCTGATGCTCGAAGAAGTACTCGGCGAACGCTTTGACGTTGTCCATTTCAAAGTCTTCATTTTTAATGCGTTCAATCAATTCGTCCGAATTTTTGACGATTGGTCCGGGCACGAATTCTTCAAAGTCGTAGTAGAAGTCACGTTTAGAGATGTAGTCGTCTAAGTCATAGGCGAAGAACAACATTGGTCGGTTCAAGAGTGAAAATTCGAAACATGTCGAAGAATAATCCGTAATCAAAATATCTGAGACGAACAACAACTCATTGATTTCACGGTGATCCGTCAAATCGATGAAGAAATCAGCGTACAGTTCTGGAATTTCCATCCGACGACGAACGAATGGGTGCATTTTTAAGACGAAGACATACTCTTCGTGGAACGCTTCGTACAAAGCATCTAAATCAAGTTGGTCGAAGTCGTAATAAGCACTTTTTGCGCCATTACCGCGGAAGGTCGGTGCAAACATGATGACTTTTTTCGTTTTGAATGTTGGATATTCTTCATAAATCCGTTCTTTCGCAGCAGCGATGTAGTCCTGGTCGAAGAACATATCCGTCCGCGGAATCCCTGTCGCGATGACTTGATCTTCGCGGAGACCGAATCCTTCAGCGTAGTGGCGCGCGACATTATGTGAACTGACGATTGCTTTCGTATAGTTCCGGTGACTGAGCGAGTTGGCGCTTGGACCACCCGGTTTACCGAGACGGCTGTAACCGAACGTCTTGAATGCTCCGACAGCATGCCATACTTGGACAAGATCCGTTCCTTTACGGATTTTGAGTGGATAGATCATCGGATAGAAATCATCGACGAGAATCGTTTTGGCTGTCGCCAGGTGATACGGCAATGTGAATTTATCACGCCAGTCGCGTCGGGATTGAAGATTCGGTTTGAAGAATGTCTTGACGTCGAGGTTCAAATCGCGTCGCTCGATTTCGTCGAGAATGTAGGCGAAGTTTCCGCTGACATCACTCCGTGAGTCGGAAGCGAGCAAGACTTTGTTTTCCGCGATCGGCTGCGTCCATTTCGTGACGTTGTAGATGGCTTTGAACGTAAACCGACGGAATTTAAAGGCACGCTTGCGGAAATCCTTTTTATATTTGTTGTACCGATCGATCATCCGGATGAAACGTTTTGACTCCCCGCGTTTTAGGGAATGGAAACTTAAGGTGTTGCTATACTCAGAATGTTGGACGACGAGTTCATATTCGAGTTTCAGTAACAGATTGCTATGTTTCGTATCGACACGGTAAATGACCGGAATCAGTGCACGTGTGTCGCCGAATGGGGCTTCATGTAAAATCGATTTGCCTTGGACGATTGCGAAGAAGGCATCAAAATAGCCCATTGGTAAAGGACGTCCCGTCGGTGTGATGTGATTGAGATCTAACTGACCGCTAAACGTTTCCTCGGTCCAATCCCCTTCGAACGGGAAGCGGAGGATGAACGTCCGTTTATTCCGTTTATTGCGGAAGACGATGGCACGTTCAAGCGGAATGGCTGCTTCTGGTGCTTCCGATTGAATGTAGTCATCTTCTCGTTCTGTTTCCTGTCCTTCTTGTGCTGTTGGGTTTTCGAAAAGTAATTGTTCTGCTTGCAAGAATTCAGTTAATCCAAACAAGCGTGCCTCAAAGCGGAATGTCGTACCGGCAAGCTCTAAATAGTCGACTTTCGCTTGTAAAGTCGGCATCAGTGTTTCTTCTGTCAAAACAATCTCTCCTCACGTAAATGATTACAATGTATTTACACAAAAGTAATAGGTTTTTAAAATCACCAGGAACATAGTATAGTTGTATTAGAAATCACCAATCATTATATCGTGACAAAGCAAAAAAAATAGTGCTTTGTATATTTTTTTTGTTTTTTTCGTCAAGTGTGATCCGATTATCCGACTCTATTCGAAGATATACCCACATCGCTGGTAGGTGGAAACCAAAAAAGATTTTTGATAAGGGAGGGAAGCAGGTTGTTTCATGACAGCGCCGTCACGCGACGGATGGGACATCTGCGATACAAGATGATTTATGCAGCAATTTTAGCCGGGGGAAAAGGAACACGCATGGGGAACGTCGATCGTCCGAAACAATTTCTTTCAATTGGGGAACGTCCGATTCTCGTCCATACGGTCGAAAAATTCTTATTGAACGATGATTTTGACCGTGTCATCATCGTCACACCAACAGCGTGGATTAACTATACACGCGATATCTTAGAAAAATACATTGGACAAGATGAGCGCATCGTCATCACGGCTGGTGGAAATGACCGGAACGAATCCATCATGGCGGCGATCAACTGGATCGACGAAAAGAATGGCATCACAGATGAAGATATTATCGTAACGCACGATGCGGTCCGTCCATTCCTGACACACCGGATCATTAAAGAAAATATCTCGACAGCACTTGAGTATGGTGCATGTGATACTGTCATTTCAGCCATCGATACAATCGTTGCATCGACAGACGGAAAAACAATCACAGATATTCCGGTCCGTGACCAGATGTATCAAGGGCAAACACCACAAAGCTTCCAAATCACGAAGCTGAAATCACATTATGAAGCCTTGTCTGCTGAAGAGCGTGCCATCTTAACGGATGCGTGTAAGATTCTATTGCTCAAAGGTGAAGATGTCGCACTCGTCACAGGAGAACTCTTCAACATCAAAGTCACGACACCTTATGATTTACGCATTGCTAACGCAATCCTGAAGGAGCGGATTAACCAATGATTAACCAAGTCTATCAACTCGTTGCACCTCGTCAAATCGAGGTGACGTATGATGAGCGGTCGTTAAAATCTGATCGCGTCGTCGTCCGGCCGACTTACTTGTCAATCTGTCACGCGGATCAACGTTACTTCACAGGAAGCCGTAGTGCAGAAGTACTCGCGAAAAAATTACCGATGGCGATGATTCACGAAGGAATCGGAAAAGTCGTTCATGACCCGTCAGGTACGTTTGCGAAAGGGACGCTCGTTGCGATGGTACCGAATACGCCGTCTGAGACAGATGACATCATCGGCGAAAACTACTTGCGGACAAGTCGTTTCCGTTCAAGCGGTTATGATGGCTACATGCAAGATTATGTTTTCATTCAAGCCGATCGTCTCGTCGAAGTACCGGCAGATCTTAACCCGGAAGTCGCAGCCTTTACAGAACTCGTCAGTGTCGCTGTTCACGCCGTGACACGTTTCGACCAAATCGCACATGCGCGTCGGGAAACGTTCGGAATTTGGGGTGACGGAAACCTTGGTTTCATCACAGCACTGTTGTTACGTAAGCTGTACCCGGAAGCGAAATTACTCGTCTTCGGAAAAACACAATCGAAGCTCGATTACTTCTCGTTCGCGGATGAGACGTATCACATCGACCAAATTCCAGAAGGTGTTGCCTTCAATCACGGGTTTGAGTGTGTAGGCGGCATCGGCAGTCAATATGCAATCAATCAAATGATTGACTATATCATTCCAGAAGGAACGATGGCATTGCTCGGTGTATCTGAGGAGCCTGTTTCTGT from the Exiguobacterium oxidotolerans JCM 12280 genome contains:
- a CDS encoding MFS transporter; this encodes MQADQRKKLTVLMINMFIAVGSFGIIIPILPAYLASIGQGGTAAGLMIAIFAGAQLVMSPVAGKWADQYGRRKMIIYGLIGLTLSMFVFYFSNSVAILYLSRAIGGIGAALLIPAIFAYVADITTMDQRAKGNSYVSAAMSLGIVIGPGIGGFLAEYDLKLPLLVSALVSGLAVLFSILLLKESDVHDATAMAPDEGSMLSKIGASFQKPYFVPLVITLVMSFGLMAYESVLGLFIDNQFGASPKDIAVMVTSTGIISVIAQIFIVDKITRSLGEGKVLNIFLLIATLGFLVSLFASSYGGFFAVTLVIFLATSILRPVLNTMISKLAGNEQGFAMGMNNAYMSIGNVLGPTLAGLLYDVNILYPFMLGLVFLAVTLVGSVVWQRRQSRLIEKIERTS
- a CDS encoding CDP-glycerol glycerophosphotransferase family protein codes for the protein MTEETLMPTLQAKVDYLELAGTTFRFEARLFGLTEFLQAEQLLFENPTAQEGQETEREDDYIQSEAPEAAIPLERAIVFRNKRNKRTFILRFPFEGDWTEETFSGQLDLNHITPTGRPLPMGYFDAFFAIVQGKSILHEAPFGDTRALIPVIYRVDTKHSNLLLKLEYELVVQHSEYSNTLSFHSLKRGESKRFIRMIDRYNKYKKDFRKRAFKFRRFTFKAIYNVTKWTQPIAENKVLLASDSRSDVSGNFAYILDEIERRDLNLDVKTFFKPNLQSRRDWRDKFTLPYHLATAKTILVDDFYPMIYPLKIRKGTDLVQVWHAVGAFKTFGYSRLGKPGGPSANSLSHRNYTKAIVSSHNVARHYAEGFGLREDQVIATGIPRTDMFFDQDYIAAAKERIYEEYPTFKTKKVIMFAPTFRGNGAKSAYYDFDQLDLDALYEAFHEEYVFVLKMHPFVRRRMEIPELYADFFIDLTDHREINELLFVSDILITDYSSTCFEFSLLNRPMLFFAYDLDDYISKRDFYYDFEEFVPGPIVKNSDELIERIKNEDFEMDNVKAFAEYFFEHQDGKSSARFVDQIILGENK
- a CDS encoding ribitol-5-phosphate dehydrogenase, which encodes MINQVYQLVAPRQIEVTYDERSLKSDRVVVRPTYLSICHADQRYFTGSRSAEVLAKKLPMAMIHEGIGKVVHDPSGTFAKGTLVAMVPNTPSETDDIIGENYLRTSRFRSSGYDGYMQDYVFIQADRLVEVPADLNPEVAAFTELVSVAVHAVTRFDQIAHARRETFGIWGDGNLGFITALLLRKLYPEAKLLVFGKTQSKLDYFSFADETYHIDQIPEGVAFNHGFECVGGIGSQYAINQMIDYIIPEGTMALLGVSEEPVSVNTRMILEKGLRVYGSSRSTPTDFARTMELYQTYPDIPEYLSNLVAGVFQIRQIEDIHQAFESDLTNRFGKTVMEWCM
- a CDS encoding 2-C-methyl-D-erythritol 4-phosphate cytidylyltransferase; the protein is MIYAAILAGGKGTRMGNVDRPKQFLSIGERPILVHTVEKFLLNDDFDRVIIVTPTAWINYTRDILEKYIGQDERIVITAGGNDRNESIMAAINWIDEKNGITDEDIIVTHDAVRPFLTHRIIKENISTALEYGACDTVISAIDTIVASTDGKTITDIPVRDQMYQGQTPQSFQITKLKSHYEALSAEERAILTDACKILLLKGEDVALVTGELFNIKVTTPYDLRIANAILKERINQ
- a CDS encoding acyltransferase family protein produces the protein MTVAPKPIPVPAYDHWLGNYKVLLIFTVVFGHLIETFRNLDGNDSVQIAYNVIYLLHMPAFIFMSGYFFKQVRPKRIISFVVLYFIWQSIHEVYLAYANDKTLEGLIDGLLHPLVPSWTLWYLLGIIIWQIVTPGFLILRFPLLISVAVALLINADPGAITNFLSLQKVISFYPFFLMGYLVKERGWLANDGFRDRLTGPAGRLVGLVVSLTIAIFMAIWTKNGFDTAWLFYRDTYGEFEVSLLKGAATQLFLYAVSTVMIFSVLLIVPRRSFGERFDEIGIQTLAIYLLHSFIVRLFRDSLPPAIAESPFLLIGLGLLLATVLVFVLSSRPVVRILRPLLSPNVNWLFKKTS
- a CDS encoding DUF4385 domain-containing protein produces the protein MAFDYEIDFKTTDFRKEPEKYRVGRGEQGVLLVEPYKGEILPHWRFKTPEIAKESSEKIYAMYLAYKEAGDFVGMDMARKFIQMGHTRARRYANYPGGRKYKDKEKGELNERDIDPEKAKSAEIFQEKWDLIRADEDYLKLKKAHQKAYG
- a CDS encoding TetR/AcrR family transcriptional regulator, which codes for MKEPGQAKVDKRHLRTVRTREKLLVAARDVFLSQDFQTATISQIIKQAGVGYGTAYVHFEGKDELLIVLMEDVMDRFYQIAEQVFEPRSRADAKQQILEQATAFLRLADEERAMLRIVEQAIGVSYVVRTKWKQIRERFIEQISQDILYAQQQGLARMDLEPKLVARGWFFANEMYLFEVVRGETTATIDEIARTLTEVYAHGLYRED
- the kynU gene encoding kynureninase → MTLTANRDEAVRMDQQDQLAPYRNEFYLREGSIYMDGNSLGLLSKRAEQTLLESLADWRELGIDGWMQGRHPWFELSEKLAALNAPLVGGRANEVMVTGSTTVNLHQLVSTFFAPSGQRTKILADSLTFPSDIYALQSQLRLRGLDPAEHLVQVESRDGRFLDEEDLIAAMTDDIALIVLPTVLYRSGQVLDMERLTKAAHDRGILIGFDGCHSVGAVPHAFHDWGVDFAYWCNYKHLNGGPGTVGGLFVHERHFGTLPGLTGWFGSRKDKQFDMDHTLTPAEDAGAFQIGTPHVLSLAPQIGALELFAEVGIDAVREKSLALTDYMMRLVDEELAPYGFFIGSPRDHKQRGAHLSLEHPEAARICKALKAHHIIPDFRAPNIVRLAPVALYNTFSDVYDVVATLKTIMEEKEYAQFANEREVVA